The following proteins are encoded in a genomic region of Flammeovirga pectinis:
- a CDS encoding HAD family hydrolase, which yields MSNKKIEIPSDVKGLIFDMDGTLADTMPTHYLAWKATFAKVGYHFSEEEFYSLAGMSTERIVLKIAAENNMQLEVQKMSDDKEQEYLNLTRAVKPIDIVFDIAKKYKGKLPMAIGTGNIKLLIDHTLEAIDAVGMFDALVGADDVSEPKPSPETFLKCADLINVLPKDCIVFEDGQPGIDAALAAGMKVVDVREYL from the coding sequence ATGAGTAATAAGAAAATTGAAATTCCATCAGATGTAAAAGGACTTATTTTTGATATGGATGGAACGCTTGCAGACACAATGCCTACACATTATTTAGCTTGGAAAGCAACATTCGCAAAAGTAGGTTACCATTTTTCAGAAGAAGAATTTTATTCGTTGGCAGGAATGTCTACAGAAAGAATTGTGCTGAAAATTGCTGCTGAGAATAATATGCAATTAGAAGTACAAAAAATGTCTGATGATAAAGAACAAGAATATTTAAATTTAACAAGGGCTGTAAAACCAATAGATATAGTATTTGATATCGCAAAAAAATATAAAGGGAAACTACCAATGGCAATTGGTACTGGAAATATAAAATTACTTATAGATCATACATTAGAAGCAATTGATGCTGTTGGTATGTTTGATGCTTTGGTAGGAGCAGATGATGTGTCAGAACCTAAACCTTCTCCAGAAACTTTTCTTAAATGTGCCGACCTCATAAACGTTTTACCTAAAGATTGTATAGTATTTGAAGATGGTCAGCCGGGTATTGATGCTGCTTTAGCAGCTGGTATGAAAGTAGTTGATGTAAGAGAATATTTGTAA
- a CDS encoding Lrp/AsnC family transcriptional regulator produces MSTLKKAVLRLDQTDRRILDILQKQAKITNAQLSKEIDLSPAPTLERVKKLENSGIIESYHAKLNTKALGLGVTTFVNVKIEKHNQENHTSFLKQVDQISEVIECHHVTGNSHYLLKVITTDIEEYQRVLLNKLSEIKEVDDLQSMIVLSSPKDAHTIPVP; encoded by the coding sequence ATGTCAACGTTAAAGAAAGCAGTTTTAAGACTCGATCAGACCGATCGAAGAATCTTAGATATACTACAAAAACAAGCCAAGATAACTAACGCTCAGTTATCTAAAGAGATTGACTTGTCTCCAGCGCCTACGTTAGAGCGTGTAAAAAAACTTGAAAATTCAGGTATTATTGAGAGTTATCACGCAAAATTAAATACAAAAGCATTAGGCTTAGGTGTTACAACTTTCGTGAACGTCAAAATTGAGAAGCATAATCAAGAAAATCATACTTCTTTTTTAAAACAAGTTGATCAAATTTCTGAAGTAATAGAATGTCATCATGTTACTGGTAATAGTCATTATTTATTAAAAGTAATCACTACAGATATAGAAGAATATCAGAGAGTTCTTTTAAATAAATTAAGTGAAATTAAAGAGGTAGATGATCTACAATCAATGATTGTTTTATCATCTCCTAAAGATGCTCACACTATTCCAGTTCCTTAA
- a CDS encoding ligand-binding sensor domain-containing protein, whose amino-acid sequence MKATLLTKFALGFLFLNVIALTTKATDLKPIKLSSFSTKNGLSQNNVNDILYDKYGFLWIGTDDGLNKFDGHSFQKFTSNSINGLSFSSIRCLKNDPLEDKLWIGTNGSLEVYDFETKIFTKVKVQNKHTVEDIKGITWCNNKQWVGINHIGLFVKDKGLENYQKIEGTEGAIQSIAAFKNTLFLASDKGLITISNRTFSEISIPTLHQFKKQNIFILKRINNQLFVGTKDGSLYSIDNQLKPQKLYSGKNKIKTVSLDHKQNIWIGTEGNGIILLEKAKQYKSFTLLHHKSNGKTINYIYKGVENNIWIGTFGDGLQLYNESDPFFLFTEEKTYSLGLSHNSVTSITEVKDNQLFVGTDGGGVDKVNLKNGKIENVLSNKFVISLEKNDDKVWVGKYHDGLSYFDKNDKIHQFTLKDQFGKSLSTDNIWDIQFDLENNMWLATTVGVIKYNQNTESVTRYLHQNNIKNTLSNNDTRKVYLDIKGDIWIGSFNGLNKYNKANDNFEQLYLNQTKNDSLNTNNAIISICEDNNFNLWIGTFGNGLWKLDRQTDTFSPAAINQQLPNQVIYSIENDLDGILWLSTNKGLVAFNSLENTIRCFSAEDGLQGKQFNVGASFLLNNGNLAFGGTEGLNVFNGVKAMHFLQENPNVKVTSLTLYNEFQNANTMDISNQESLQLPPHHRTFSLGFVGLDYNYHHNIEYRYRLKGFEEHWHKSKSTKTVIYSNLLYGNYSFEVQCRYKGQKWGELTKIEVLLQANYWETLYFKLSIALLIALALVGIYYIYVRNLKKQKEMLDQMVKERSQALLAKEMDILEMNNQKAELIKEALAMREKELTTHALRLVHLNTLIDHIDKKLESIQKTPEEFSPSKINSIRREIKEVDDLEKDWKVLNSLFAEVHKPFIETLTKTHPTLTEGNIRMCYLIKLNMSSKDIASIMGISSNSVKVARKRLRKRLELESDDSLEEYIMKMGQ is encoded by the coding sequence ATGAAAGCAACTCTACTAACTAAATTTGCCTTGGGATTTTTGTTTCTAAATGTAATTGCGTTAACGACAAAAGCAACAGATCTCAAGCCTATTAAATTATCCTCTTTTTCCACTAAAAATGGGTTATCACAGAATAACGTTAACGATATTCTGTATGATAAGTATGGCTTTTTATGGATAGGAACAGATGATGGTTTAAATAAATTTGATGGGCATTCCTTTCAGAAATTCACCTCCAATTCCATAAATGGATTATCTTTTAGCTCAATCCGATGTTTAAAAAATGATCCTCTTGAGGATAAATTATGGATTGGCACCAATGGTAGTTTAGAAGTTTATGACTTTGAAACTAAAATTTTCACTAAAGTTAAAGTTCAAAACAAACATACCGTAGAAGATATAAAAGGCATCACTTGGTGTAATAATAAACAGTGGGTCGGTATAAATCATATTGGGTTATTTGTAAAAGATAAAGGCCTTGAAAACTATCAAAAAATTGAAGGTACAGAAGGTGCAATTCAGAGTATAGCGGCTTTTAAAAATACGCTCTTTTTAGCTTCTGACAAAGGGTTAATAACAATATCAAATAGAACTTTTTCGGAAATATCAATCCCAACCCTTCACCAATTTAAAAAACAAAATATATTTATTTTAAAGAGAATTAATAACCAACTTTTTGTAGGTACTAAAGATGGAAGTCTATATTCAATTGATAATCAGTTAAAGCCTCAAAAACTATATTCAGGAAAAAATAAAATTAAAACCGTTTCTCTCGATCATAAGCAAAATATATGGATTGGCACAGAAGGAAATGGAATTATTTTGTTAGAAAAAGCCAAGCAATACAAATCGTTTACACTTTTACACCACAAAAGTAATGGCAAAACAATTAATTATATCTACAAAGGTGTTGAGAATAATATATGGATTGGAACATTTGGAGATGGCTTGCAATTGTATAACGAAAGTGACCCTTTCTTTCTTTTCACGGAAGAAAAAACATACAGTTTAGGATTATCACACAATTCAGTCACATCAATTACTGAGGTAAAAGACAATCAATTATTTGTAGGTACTGATGGTGGTGGGGTTGATAAAGTGAACCTTAAAAATGGAAAGATAGAGAATGTCTTGTCTAATAAATTTGTGATTTCACTTGAAAAAAATGATGATAAAGTATGGGTAGGTAAATACCATGATGGTCTTTCCTATTTTGATAAAAACGATAAAATACATCAGTTTACTCTAAAAGACCAATTCGGGAAATCTTTATCAACTGATAACATTTGGGATATTCAATTTGATTTAGAAAACAATATGTGGCTCGCTACTACGGTTGGGGTCATAAAATACAATCAAAATACTGAAAGCGTTACACGTTACCTTCATCAGAATAATATAAAAAACACTCTCTCTAATAATGATACCCGAAAAGTATATTTAGATATTAAGGGGGATATCTGGATTGGTTCTTTTAACGGCTTAAATAAATACAACAAGGCAAATGACAACTTTGAACAATTGTATCTTAACCAAACAAAGAACGATAGTCTGAATACAAATAATGCAATAATCTCTATTTGCGAGGATAATAACTTTAATTTATGGATTGGTACTTTTGGAAATGGCCTTTGGAAATTAGATCGCCAAACGGATACCTTCTCTCCTGCTGCGATTAATCAACAATTGCCTAATCAAGTAATATATTCAATAGAAAATGATCTTGATGGTATTTTATGGCTTTCTACAAACAAAGGGTTAGTTGCATTTAACTCTCTAGAAAACACTATTAGGTGTTTTAGTGCTGAAGATGGATTACAAGGAAAACAATTTAATGTTGGTGCGTCTTTTTTATTAAACAATGGCAATTTAGCTTTTGGAGGAACAGAAGGCCTCAATGTTTTTAATGGTGTAAAAGCTATGCACTTCTTGCAAGAAAATCCAAATGTAAAAGTTACTTCTTTAACGCTCTATAATGAGTTTCAGAATGCAAATACTATGGATATATCGAACCAAGAATCCTTGCAATTACCTCCGCACCATAGAACTTTTAGTTTGGGATTTGTAGGACTCGATTATAATTATCATCACAATATAGAATACAGATATCGATTAAAGGGTTTTGAAGAACATTGGCATAAAAGTAAATCAACCAAAACAGTTATTTATTCAAATCTTTTGTATGGAAATTACTCTTTCGAAGTTCAATGTAGATATAAAGGACAAAAATGGGGTGAACTAACAAAAATTGAAGTACTGTTACAGGCCAATTATTGGGAAACACTTTACTTTAAACTTTCAATTGCTTTATTAATCGCACTTGCGCTCGTAGGTATTTACTATATCTATGTGAGGAATTTGAAAAAGCAGAAAGAAATGCTTGATCAGATGGTAAAAGAACGTTCTCAGGCATTATTGGCAAAAGAAATGGACATTCTTGAAATGAATAATCAAAAAGCTGAATTAATAAAAGAGGCTTTAGCAATGCGAGAAAAAGAATTAACCACACATGCATTACGCCTCGTTCACCTCAACACTTTAATTGATCATATTGATAAAAAATTAGAGTCAATCCAAAAAACTCCAGAAGAATTTTCCCCATCAAAAATAAATAGTATTCGAAGGGAAATTAAAGAAGTTGATGACCTTGAAAAAGATTGGAAAGTTTTAAACTCTCTTTTTGCAGAAGTACATAAACCTTTTATTGAGACCCTAACTAAAACACACCCTACACTTACAGAAGGTAACATTAGAATGTGTTATTTGATAAAATTGAACATGTCGAGTAAAGATATTGCTTCTATAATGGGAATTTCTTCTAATAGTGTAAAAGTAGCTAGAAAGAGGTTACGGAAAAGGCTAGAATTAGAAAGTGATGACAGTTTAGAAGAGTACATTATGAAAATGGGACAATAA
- a CDS encoding DUF4856 domain-containing protein has protein sequence MTISSSLKKTIIASTLIATSLFSCSEVEDAINDIITPEIPTTYTFEHVNYSGQTARIQMLDSLERYIKSGNDGVTKLSTSDMNAIYTNESGDLFGSSKDVESKTANDTDLKVNVYGKIPTYFISAADASGNQDNINGGRLFNVNGHEPAQMVAKGLMGATLYYQSVSNYLTNEKLDGADNETVEEGEGTAMEHYWDEGFGYFGAATDYADNTEAKNWYWAKYAKSRADVYDVSGDIFNAFIAGRVAIASKDYEERNKQRDIIIAKWEELVAINVIHYLNSLATDTEVGDQMHHWSEALAFAWCLQYNSSKVISSSEISNIIDLLGDSVNDVSSDDITAVKAALKSTYGFSDEVVNNL, from the coding sequence ATGACAATTTCTTCGTCACTTAAAAAGACAATTATCGCATCTACTTTGATTGCAACTTCTTTATTTTCATGTTCAGAAGTGGAGGATGCTATCAACGATATAATCACTCCTGAAATTCCAACTACTTACACATTCGAGCACGTAAATTATTCTGGTCAAACTGCTCGTATTCAAATGTTGGATTCTCTAGAAAGATATATTAAATCTGGAAATGATGGCGTAACAAAGTTATCAACATCTGATATGAATGCTATCTATACAAATGAATCAGGTGATTTGTTTGGATCTTCAAAAGATGTAGAAAGCAAAACCGCTAATGATACAGATTTAAAAGTAAATGTTTATGGTAAAATTCCAACTTATTTTATTTCTGCTGCTGATGCTTCTGGAAACCAAGATAATATCAATGGAGGACGTTTATTTAATGTAAATGGTCATGAGCCAGCACAAATGGTTGCTAAAGGTTTAATGGGTGCTACTTTGTATTACCAATCAGTATCTAATTACTTAACAAACGAGAAATTGGATGGTGCTGATAACGAAACTGTTGAGGAAGGTGAAGGAACTGCAATGGAACATTACTGGGACGAAGGTTTCGGTTATTTTGGTGCAGCAACAGATTATGCTGACAATACTGAAGCAAAAAATTGGTATTGGGCAAAATATGCAAAATCAAGAGCTGATGTATATGATGTTTCAGGAGATATATTTAATGCATTTATTGCAGGTCGTGTAGCGATTGCTTCTAAAGATTATGAAGAAAGAAATAAGCAAAGAGATATTATTATAGCAAAATGGGAAGAATTAGTAGCTATTAATGTAATCCATTATTTAAATTCATTAGCAACAGATACAGAAGTTGGAGATCAAATGCACCATTGGTCTGAAGCACTTGCTTTTGCATGGTGTTTACAATACAATAGTTCTAAAGTGATTTCATCATCTGAAATTAGTAACATAATTGATTTGTTAGGAGATAGCGTTAATGACGTTTCTTCAGACGATATAACTGCAGTGAAAGCAGCATTAAAATCTACATACGGTTTTTCTGATGAAGTAGTGAATAATTTATAG
- a CDS encoding N-acetylmuramoyl-L-alanine amidase — MKLKFGHIMLTFLLSFLLSGVASYAQMNSQLAQYYKRRAKKYLVKSPHLYEYFSITNRGITIYPSPQHRKQGIAEFYVGWNELSTLKDVFEYGDRSFQYEVYQSKGVKPFTQEFKQTVNILKSITTFVPTSIMKPLSGIRIAIDPGHIAADMDMAKIEGRFLEMKLEDGSKVNLKEGDLTLTTAYILRDSLIKYGAEVYLTRDIAGNTGASKVPYQSWKKRYLRSKLHEQKLTKKQMLHVINHAPESRIYRQYYLQDDLEIRAENINYFKPDVTVVLHYNADELNVGWKKPTERNFSMVFVPGSFMKNELASKRDRYDFLRILVSDYTKDSYYLSKFIMDEFVDYLKVPAVDPITEPKYLKVVGLPLGTGIYARNLRLCRLLNSPMCYGEPLLQDNVDELKGLNNNNYAEGKIAPRVIEVANSYFYGILNYINYQKSKNTP, encoded by the coding sequence ATGAAGTTAAAATTTGGACATATCATGCTTACTTTCTTACTTAGTTTTTTACTAAGTGGAGTGGCTTCTTATGCTCAAATGAACTCTCAATTAGCACAATACTATAAACGTAGAGCAAAAAAGTATTTAGTTAAAAGTCCTCACCTTTACGAGTATTTTTCTATTACGAATAGGGGGATTACAATATATCCATCACCTCAACATAGAAAGCAGGGTATTGCAGAATTTTATGTTGGGTGGAACGAACTAAGTACTTTAAAAGATGTTTTTGAATATGGTGATAGATCATTTCAGTATGAAGTGTATCAATCAAAAGGAGTAAAGCCATTTACACAAGAATTTAAACAAACGGTAAACATATTAAAAAGCATTACAACGTTTGTTCCTACCTCAATCATGAAACCACTTTCGGGAATTCGTATAGCAATAGACCCTGGTCATATTGCTGCAGATATGGATATGGCAAAAATTGAAGGAAGGTTTTTGGAAATGAAGTTAGAAGATGGATCAAAAGTTAACCTTAAAGAGGGAGACCTTACTCTGACAACGGCTTATATTTTAAGAGATTCATTAATCAAATACGGTGCAGAAGTTTACCTTACTAGAGATATAGCAGGAAATACTGGAGCCTCAAAAGTTCCTTATCAATCTTGGAAAAAAAGATATTTACGTTCAAAACTACATGAACAGAAGCTAACTAAAAAGCAGATGTTACATGTTATAAATCATGCTCCTGAATCAAGAATTTACCGCCAATATTATTTACAAGATGACCTTGAAATAAGGGCAGAAAATATAAATTATTTTAAACCTGATGTAACGGTTGTTCTTCATTATAATGCTGATGAATTAAATGTAGGTTGGAAGAAGCCCACAGAAAGAAATTTTAGTATGGTGTTTGTGCCAGGTTCTTTTATGAAAAATGAACTTGCATCTAAAAGAGATAGGTATGATTTTCTTCGTATTTTGGTAAGTGATTATACAAAAGATTCTTACTACCTAAGTAAGTTTATAATGGATGAATTTGTCGATTATTTAAAAGTGCCAGCTGTAGATCCTATTACTGAACCAAAATATTTAAAGGTGGTAGGTCTTCCGTTAGGTACGGGTATCTATGCTAGAAATTTACGACTCTGTAGGTTGTTAAATAGTCCTATGTGCTATGGAGAACCGCTATTACAAGATAATGTTGACGAGCTCAAGGGCTTGAATAATAATAATTATGCTGAAGGAAAAATTGCTCCACGTGTTATAGAAGTGGCAAATAGTTATTTTTATGGCATTTTGAATTATATAAACTATCAAAAAAGCAAAAATACACCTTAG
- the eno gene encoding phosphopyruvate hydratase, producing the protein MSLIVDVHARQILDSRGNPTIEVDVTTETGTVGRAAVPSGASTGEHEAVELRDGGSEYLGKGVLKAVENVNEIIAEELIGASVFEQNAIDNAMIDLDGTPNKSKLGANAILGVSLAVAHAAAAELGLPLYRYVGGVSANTLPVPMMNIINGGSHSDAPIAFQEFMIQPVSAKDFTTAIRMGAEVFHSLKKVIHDRELSTAVGDEGGFAPAFDSTEDALDAVQLAVKNAGYEFGKDITIALDCASAEFYVDGKYDYTKFKDMKGGVKTSQEQAEYLAELCGKYPITSIEDGMDENDWDGWKVLTELVGDKVQLVGDDLFVTNVERLGQGIDNDIANSILIKVNQIGSLTETIAAVEMAHRAGYTSVMSHRSGETEDNTIADLAVALNCGQIKTGSASRSDRMAKYNQLLRIEEKLGSTAKYLGLDAFKQKFNF; encoded by the coding sequence ATGAGTTTAATCGTAGACGTTCACGCAAGACAAATTCTTGATTCAAGAGGTAATCCTACAATTGAAGTTGATGTAACAACAGAAACAGGTACAGTTGGCCGTGCTGCAGTTCCTTCAGGAGCTTCAACAGGTGAGCACGAAGCTGTTGAGTTACGTGACGGTGGATCAGAATACCTTGGAAAAGGAGTTTTGAAAGCAGTTGAAAACGTTAATGAAATTATTGCAGAAGAGTTAATCGGTGCTTCAGTATTTGAACAAAATGCTATCGATAACGCTATGATCGATTTAGATGGTACGCCAAACAAATCGAAATTAGGTGCAAATGCAATTTTAGGTGTATCTCTTGCAGTTGCTCATGCAGCAGCAGCAGAACTAGGTCTTCCTTTATATAGATACGTAGGTGGTGTTTCTGCAAACACTTTACCTGTTCCAATGATGAACATCATCAACGGTGGTTCTCACTCAGATGCTCCAATCGCATTCCAAGAGTTCATGATCCAACCAGTATCAGCTAAAGATTTTACTACTGCTATCCGTATGGGTGCTGAAGTATTCCATTCTTTAAAGAAAGTTATTCACGACCGTGAACTTTCTACTGCAGTAGGTGACGAAGGTGGATTTGCTCCAGCTTTTGATTCAACTGAAGATGCTTTAGATGCTGTTCAATTAGCAGTTAAAAATGCAGGTTACGAGTTCGGTAAAGATATTACTATCGCTCTTGACTGTGCATCAGCTGAATTCTATGTAGACGGTAAATACGACTACACTAAATTCAAAGATATGAAAGGTGGTGTAAAAACTTCACAAGAGCAAGCTGAGTATTTAGCTGAATTGTGTGGAAAATACCCTATCACATCTATCGAAGATGGTATGGACGAAAACGACTGGGATGGTTGGAAAGTTCTTACTGAATTAGTAGGTGATAAAGTTCAGTTAGTTGGTGACGATTTGTTTGTTACTAATGTTGAGCGTTTAGGTCAAGGTATCGATAACGATATTGCGAACTCTATCCTTATCAAAGTAAACCAAATTGGTTCTTTAACTGAAACAATTGCTGCAGTAGAAATGGCTCACAGAGCTGGTTATACTTCAGTAATGTCTCACCGTTCTGGTGAAACTGAAGATAACACTATTGCTGATTTAGCAGTAGCGTTGAACTGTGGTCAAATTAAGACTGGTTCAGCTTCTCGTTCTGACCGTATGGCTAAGTATAACCAATTACTTCGTATTGAAGAAAAATTAGGTTCTACTGCTAAGTACTTAGGTCTTGACGCATTCAAGCAAAAATTCAACTTCTAA
- a CDS encoding M28 family peptidase has product MKKNFLITAALTMAMSSLNAQDIQLSSDKADVEKYMNTITQEDLKSHLSILASDEYEGRETGERGQKMAADYIAKYFMQQGLVGPVKDVPNPYFQQFDLYQQKYSHFYLKTNGYTLNLFEDIFPYGKFSIEENAEVVFVGYGEITDEVNDYKGLDVKDKGVIFFEKTPEEYGASNKMNGLRRKAKLAAEQGAAFAIILPNSDEDFNTQIQRYGSYIKKGSLSFKKPTETDNAKSFGLMLGKPSSFYEAFEIDTKKLNKTIAKALKSAKSAATGRVFNVSIDAKYQSRVMPTENVLGFMEGTDLKEEILVVTSHYDHVGIIDGKIHNGADDDGSGTTGLIEIVDAFVQAKKDGKGPRRSILFMTVTGEEKGLLGSEYYSENPVFPLENTITDLNIDMIGRGDDAHKEQENFVYVIGSDMLSSDLDKISKEVAKTYLPDFTLDYKYNAKDDPNRYYYRSDHYNFAKHGIPVIFYFNGTHEDYHQPTDTVDKITFGPMAKRAQLVFATAWELANRDQRPVVDKKPNDQ; this is encoded by the coding sequence ATGAAAAAAAACTTCTTAATCACCGCTGCCTTAACAATGGCAATGTCTTCATTGAATGCACAAGACATTCAACTCTCATCAGATAAAGCTGATGTAGAGAAATACATGAATACAATTACTCAAGAAGATCTTAAAAGTCACCTTTCAATCTTAGCTTCGGACGAATACGAAGGAAGAGAAACAGGAGAAAGAGGACAAAAAATGGCTGCAGATTATATTGCAAAATATTTTATGCAACAAGGGTTAGTTGGTCCAGTTAAAGATGTACCTAATCCTTATTTCCAACAATTTGATTTATACCAACAAAAATATTCTCATTTTTATTTAAAAACGAATGGATATACTTTAAATCTATTCGAAGATATTTTCCCCTATGGTAAATTCTCAATTGAAGAAAACGCTGAAGTAGTTTTTGTAGGTTATGGAGAAATTACTGATGAGGTAAACGATTACAAAGGCCTTGATGTAAAAGATAAAGGCGTAATCTTTTTTGAAAAAACACCAGAAGAATATGGTGCTTCTAATAAAATGAATGGCCTAAGAAGAAAAGCAAAATTAGCAGCAGAACAAGGTGCGGCATTTGCTATTATTCTTCCTAATTCTGACGAGGATTTTAATACACAAATTCAACGTTACGGTAGTTACATAAAGAAAGGTAGTTTATCTTTTAAAAAACCAACAGAAACTGATAATGCGAAAAGCTTTGGTTTAATGCTCGGTAAGCCTTCTTCTTTTTACGAAGCATTTGAAATAGATACTAAGAAATTAAATAAGACAATTGCTAAAGCCTTAAAATCGGCTAAATCTGCAGCAACAGGTCGTGTATTTAATGTATCCATAGATGCAAAATATCAATCTAGAGTAATGCCTACAGAAAATGTATTAGGCTTTATGGAAGGAACAGATTTAAAAGAAGAAATTTTAGTAGTGACTTCTCATTATGACCATGTTGGTATTATTGATGGTAAAATCCACAATGGTGCAGATGATGATGGTTCTGGTACTACGGGTCTAATAGAAATAGTAGATGCTTTTGTACAAGCAAAAAAAGATGGAAAAGGACCGAGACGTTCTATTCTATTTATGACAGTTACAGGTGAAGAAAAAGGACTTTTAGGTTCTGAATATTATTCTGAAAACCCTGTTTTCCCGTTAGAGAATACAATTACAGATTTAAATATCGATATGATTGGCAGGGGAGATGATGCACATAAAGAGCAAGAAAACTTTGTGTATGTTATTGGATCTGACATGTTATCAAGTGATCTTGATAAAATTAGTAAAGAAGTTGCAAAAACATATCTTCCTGATTTTACTTTAGATTACAAGTACAATGCTAAAGACGATCCGAACAGATATTACTACCGTTCAGACCATTATAACTTTGCAAAACATGGTATTCCTGTAATTTTCTATTTTAATGGAACGCACGAAGATTACCACCAACCAACAGATACAGTAGATAAAATTACTTTTGGACCTATGGCAAAAAGAGCTCAGCTAGTTTTTGCAACAGCATGGGAGTTGGCTAACAGAGATCAAAGACCTGTTGTTGATAAAAAACCAAACGATCAGTAA
- a CDS encoding imelysin family protein: protein MKKVNLIVFIAFIAAFFSCESESNVSVDFSQDEMLTNYANNLIVPSFESYKNATNALKEKTAVFTATPSEETLNSLKEALKDSYNAWSKVNAYQFGPAMEASLLSNSNTFPTKYLEVESSIVSNNWNLGSITSNNKKGLPAVDYLIFNQDAAETVTAFADDNRKRYLTECVADLDNRASSVYELWVNGYAAEFSANTGNDPSSALSFLVNEYNKAYERCKNQRVGYPLAKFSSDLTPQVSPKSVEAYYSQETLALLVSNIESLENIFLGKGETDGEGLADYLDAYYKSGASEKDLTAEILNQFDMIKAKLDACNDPFSEHISNNDQVVNDLYDELTKLVVLIKSDMSSVLSVKITYQDSDGD from the coding sequence ATGAAAAAGGTCAACCTAATAGTATTTATTGCTTTTATAGCAGCATTCTTCTCTTGTGAATCGGAATCAAATGTAAGTGTAGACTTCTCACAAGATGAGATGTTGACGAATTATGCAAATAATTTAATTGTACCTTCATTTGAATCATATAAAAACGCTACTAACGCATTAAAAGAGAAAACAGCCGTCTTTACTGCTACTCCAAGCGAAGAGACTTTGAATTCTTTAAAAGAGGCATTAAAAGATAGCTATAATGCTTGGTCTAAAGTGAATGCTTACCAATTTGGCCCAGCTATGGAGGCATCATTATTATCTAATTCAAATACATTTCCTACTAAATATCTTGAGGTAGAAAGTAGTATTGTATCAAATAATTGGAATTTAGGGAGCATTACTTCAAATAATAAAAAAGGGCTACCAGCAGTTGATTATTTAATCTTTAATCAAGATGCTGCAGAAACTGTAACTGCCTTTGCTGATGATAATCGTAAAAGGTATTTAACGGAGTGCGTAGCTGATTTAGATAACAGAGCAAGTTCAGTTTATGAGTTATGGGTAAATGGTTATGCAGCTGAATTTAGTGCCAATACAGGAAATGACCCAAGTAGTGCATTGTCATTTTTAGTGAATGAATATAACAAAGCTTACGAAAGATGTAAAAATCAAAGAGTAGGTTATCCATTGGCAAAATTTAGTAGTGACCTTACACCTCAAGTATCGCCAAAATCTGTTGAAGCATATTATAGTCAAGAAACATTAGCACTATTAGTTTCTAATATTGAAAGCTTAGAGAATATTTTCTTAGGTAAAGGAGAAACTGACGGAGAAGGTTTAGCAGATTATTTGGATGCATATTATAAATCAGGTGCTTCTGAAAAAGACTTAACTGCTGAAATTTTAAATCAGTTTGATATGATTAAAGCTAAGCTTGATGCTTGTAATGATCCCTTTTCAGAGCATATATCAAATAATGACCAAGTAGTAAATGATTTATATGATGAATTGACTAAATTAGTAGTACTGATTAAATCAGATATGTCTTCTGTTTTATCAGTTAAAATTACTTATCAAGATTCAGACGGTGATTAA